The following are encoded together in the Vibrio sp. FE10 genome:
- the traK gene encoding type-F conjugative transfer system secretin TraK, whose protein sequence is MVPLLAALSSPGVLADIVAKRVIDFTDGDTIPISLSSLNINRLMVKGDKIVNITCPSGFCTTTANQKDKTGSVSLKINIRLPFNVHVTTQKGRVFSLFVSPKSTPSVVTEFAPSDADRLRPSVFEREFDYPTALAQFTKKMMLWQRDSTPIDGFSVHPVDPSTLDDKSGDLPLTPQVVFVGQDYSGIIYDVHNRSSNTVVLTTAQFYSYAARSAALDSLTLAPGEHTRLYLVTGGGVSDVR, encoded by the coding sequence ATGGTGCCGTTACTTGCGGCACTTTCGAGTCCTGGCGTGCTAGCTGACATTGTTGCAAAGCGGGTGATCGACTTTACCGACGGTGACACTATTCCTATCTCGCTCTCATCGCTAAACATTAATCGATTGATGGTCAAAGGCGATAAAATTGTTAACATCACCTGTCCTAGTGGCTTCTGTACTACTACGGCTAATCAAAAAGATAAAACAGGCTCAGTTTCACTCAAAATTAACATTCGACTGCCGTTTAATGTACATGTAACGACCCAAAAAGGACGTGTTTTCTCACTGTTTGTGAGTCCGAAGTCGACGCCGTCGGTAGTGACTGAGTTTGCGCCGAGTGATGCCGATAGGCTTCGCCCGTCTGTATTTGAACGAGAGTTTGATTATCCAACGGCGCTCGCGCAGTTCACAAAAAAAATGATGCTCTGGCAGCGAGACTCTACGCCGATTGATGGGTTCTCTGTCCATCCGGTCGACCCAAGTACGTTAGATGATAAGTCAGGCGACTTACCGTTAACCCCTCAAGTGGTGTTTGTCGGGCAAGATTATTCGGGCATCATTTATGATGTACATAATCGTTCAAGTAACACGGTCGTGTTAACCACAGCTCAGTTTTATAGTTACGCGGCGCGAAGTGCAGCGCTTGATTCGTTGACGCTCGCTCCTGGCGAGCATACTCGCTTGTATTTAGTTACAGGGGGAGGAGTCAGCGATGTTCGATAA
- the traL gene encoding type IV conjugative transfer system protein TraL, whose protein sequence is MNINAQYYSIPKYLNSGKRMCGLPREELLPALCIFVLGFFAKHYAIGFVLAAAWFMGLRYIKTQYGEHIVAYALYWWGSASISRLVFQHTPPSIKRYWLS, encoded by the coding sequence ATGAATATTAATGCGCAGTATTACTCGATACCCAAGTACCTCAATTCGGGCAAACGGATGTGTGGCTTACCTCGTGAAGAGCTTCTTCCGGCGCTGTGTATCTTCGTACTCGGCTTTTTTGCCAAACATTATGCCATTGGCTTTGTGTTAGCGGCTGCATGGTTTATGGGGCTTCGGTACATAAAAACCCAATACGGTGAGCACATCGTCGCTTATGCCCTTTATTGGTGGGGCAGCGCATCGATAAGTCGATTGGTGTTTCAGCATACGCCGCCTTCGATTAAGCGTTATTGGTTGTCTTAA
- the traE gene encoding type IV conjugative transfer system protein TraE, protein MEISNKKDLLAMSKLLNVFLAVGFLTASLTSVGLGGALAYLSLKESRTLVPPTLSRAFSVSNGDVDEAYLSLMGSYFLHLKYDITPASVSRQYGLLLDYVPAPYWADIQPVLVSDAEHIIESNVSSRFIPDRDGTLVALESMQFKQSGTLYKSVGDRDLAPEPVTYVVQMAYPNGVLELVGIKKEGVQM, encoded by the coding sequence ATGGAGATTTCAAACAAAAAAGACCTATTGGCTATGAGCAAATTGCTCAATGTGTTCTTGGCAGTCGGTTTTTTGACCGCCAGCCTTACTAGCGTTGGGTTAGGCGGCGCTCTTGCCTACCTGTCGTTAAAAGAGAGCCGAACATTAGTGCCGCCAACTCTGTCTCGCGCGTTTTCGGTATCTAATGGCGACGTTGACGAAGCGTATTTGTCATTGATGGGCAGCTATTTTTTGCACCTTAAATATGACATCACGCCTGCTAGTGTCTCTCGTCAGTACGGTTTGTTGCTCGATTATGTGCCAGCCCCGTATTGGGCAGATATTCAGCCCGTTTTGGTTTCGGACGCCGAGCACATTATCGAGAGCAACGTATCTAGCCGTTTTATCCCAGACAGAGATGGCACGTTAGTAGCGTTGGAGTCGATGCAATTTAAGCAATCAGGCACTCTTTACAAAAGTGTTGGTGACCGAGATCTGGCACCAGAGCCTGTAACTTACGTGGTTCAGATGGCCTATCCGAATGGTGTGCTTGAGCTCGTTGGTATCAAAAAAGAAGGAGTCCAAATGTGA
- the traA gene encoding type IV conjugative transfer system pilin TraA, which translates to MQINSTYHASGRVLLLLCVAAVCVLAAEPAMAAATDLFASGKEMVKKNAGDDSGIETAMLGFSALSAAVVGITSRNWFGAVGGFAGGMMFWETVKPLVGLA; encoded by the coding sequence ATGCAAATTAATAGCACTTATCACGCCTCAGGGCGTGTTTTACTTCTTCTCTGCGTTGCGGCTGTGTGTGTATTGGCCGCTGAGCCAGCCATGGCTGCGGCTACGGATTTATTTGCTTCCGGCAAAGAGATGGTAAAGAAAAACGCCGGTGACGACTCGGGTATTGAAACCGCAATGCTTGGTTTTTCTGCGTTGAGCGCAGCAGTGGTGGGTATCACGTCTCGTAACTGGTTTGGTGCGGTCGGCGGCTTTGCCGGGGGCATGATGTTCTGGGAAACGGTGAAACCGCTAGTCGGGTTGGCCTAA